The following coding sequences lie in one Spinacia oleracea cultivar Varoflay chromosome 1, BTI_SOV_V1, whole genome shotgun sequence genomic window:
- the LOC110776272 gene encoding protein IQ-DOMAIN 11, with protein sequence MSKKKGWLGLIKRLLFPESHQPQKIKRRKWLFGRLKRTKTLASLSPPTQSKSIQISEVVEEKEEKQRKIEDDYTKNVLNSAEELVKCSEVIVNDTNITHSDSEDESHLGSVAAIKIQTVYRGYLARKALRALKGFVRLQAIIRGRAVRRQAMNTLKCLQSIAKIQSEVCARRCQLIRVNDGDLQLQDLTHHIPKIQLCKLRRLDDELMTKEEEIDIILRKKEAILRSKRVKAYSFNHRHSADAVLDGNTQGRLRYWLEQYVGDEAGKKEERIGGKQHKIRNIDGMNNLDVAADVTSLPRNSFHKHKKQNSYSEDILHPISPVNLPTYMAATESAKARTRSTSSPRLRPLHFEAYSDSDSPYKNKFFSPMSSINSEATSSGFSKISNKCSFSSPHQKSPSFKGVYGPIRSNKNSK encoded by the exons ATGTCTAAGAAGAAGGGTTGGTTGGGTTTGATCAAAAGGCTCTTGTTTCCAGAATCACATCAACCACAAAAG ATCAAGAGAAGAAAATGGTTATTTGGAAGATTAAAAAGGACAAAAACATTGGCATCACTATCACCTCCAACACAATCAAAATCAATACAAATATCGGAGGTTGTTGAAGAAAAGGAGGAAAAACAGAGGAAAATTGAAGATGACTATACAAAAAATGTGTTGAATTCCGCAGAAGAGTTGGTAAAATGTTCAGAGGTAATTGTAAATGATACGAATATTACTCATTCGGATTCTGAAGATGAGAGTCATCTTGGAAGTGTAGCTGCCATCAAGATTCAAACTGTTTATCGCGGTTATCTT GCGAGGAAAGCATTGAGGGCATTGAAGGGGTTCGTGAGGCTTCAGGCGATTATTCGAGGGCGAGCAGTGAGACGGCAGGCTATGAATACATTGAAGTGCTTACAATCCATAGCAAAGATCCAATCTGAGGTTTGTGCCAGGAGATGTCAATTGATAAGAGTTAATGATGGAGATTTGCAATTGCAGGATCTTACTCATCACATTCCTAAG ATACAATTATGTAAGCTCAGAAGGTTGGATGATGAACTTATGACCAAAGAAGAGGAAATCGACATAATTCTACGAAAGAAAGAGGCTATTTTGAGAAGCAAAAGGGTCAAAGCATACTCATTTAATCACAGG CATTCTGCAGATGCAGTATTAGATGGAAATACTCAAGGCCGACTTAGGTACTGGCTAGAGCAGTATGTTGGCGATGAAGCCGGAAAGAAGGAAGAAAGAATCGGAGGAAAGCAACATAAAATAAGGAACATAGATGGCATGAACAACTTGGACGTTGCAGCAGACGTTACATCTTTACCTCGAAATTCATTCCATAAACATAAGAAGCAAAATTCCTACAGTGAAGATATCTTACATCCAATTTCTCCTGTAAATCTTCCGACATACATGGCTGCAACGGAATCTGCCAAAGCAAGAACACGATCAACAAGCTCCCCGAGGCTAAGGCCTTTACATTTCGAGGCTTATTCCGACAGTGATTCACCTTACAAGAACAAATTCTTCTCACCAATGTCTTCTATAAATAGTGAGGCAACTAGTAGTGGTTTTAGCAAGATTAGTAACAAGTGTAGCTTTTCTTCTCCCCATCAGAAATCGCCCAGCTTCAAAGGGGTCTATGGTCCTATTAGATCAAACAAGAACTCCAAGTAA